One window of Silvimonas iriomotensis genomic DNA carries:
- a CDS encoding MarR family winged helix-turn-helix transcriptional regulator has product MSSIHAPEENLGVLVRQVRDGLFQLFERKLASSGLELNLSQYLVLKRLAYHGAQTATELARAIDHDAGAMTRLLDKLEEKGYLRRQPHQEDRRALQITLTEAGMALWTTMRSCGDDSMEQALVDLSAQEQETLISLLKRVRNSLEKAQ; this is encoded by the coding sequence ATGTCTTCCATCCACGCACCCGAAGAGAATCTCGGGGTTCTGGTCCGCCAGGTCCGTGACGGTCTGTTTCAACTGTTTGAGCGCAAGCTGGCATCCAGTGGGCTGGAACTGAACCTGAGCCAGTATCTGGTGCTCAAGCGCCTGGCCTACCACGGTGCGCAAACGGCAACCGAACTGGCACGCGCCATTGACCATGATGCCGGTGCCATGACGCGCCTGCTGGACAAGCTGGAAGAGAAAGGCTACCTGCGCCGTCAACCGCACCAGGAAGATCGTCGCGCCTTGCAGATCACGCTCACAGAAGCGGGCATGGCGCTGTGGACCACCATGCGCAGTTGTGGTGACGATTCCATGGAACAAGCACTGGTCGACCTCTCTGCACAAGAACAAGAGACATTGATTTCGCTCCTCAAACGCGTCAGGAATAGCCTGGAGAAAGCGCAGTGA
- a CDS encoding SDR family oxidoreductase has translation MKVFLVGADGFLGRHIARALLAAGHAIVPAVRQVRQPGEVEADFTRLQQAELINAMRGCEVLINCAGLFRETASARFDAVHIDGPRALYQAAVAAGVRRGVLISALGAAPHAVTAYWRSKAAGEAVLHESGLPATVIRPSLVYGEDGASTRWFVRLAQGPLALLPARRSRVQPMHVDDLAQGVVAALSDASTQGQTLAAAGPQTLDMAQYLQQLRGRGRCRVVSVGPALCNVAARVAQHWPGSLLTPESLAMLAEGNVAADAEPFARLVGRPLRQAADFVSAAARWQARIGLARCSLQAGLALVWLGTAVVSLWLFPVAGSNQLLAACHVPPPWFALMRIGAAVLDAALGVLTLLAPGRRLWQGQIALIAVYSVIVALCLPEFLVHPFGPLLKNAGLLGALFALLILEEN, from the coding sequence ATGAAGGTCTTTCTGGTCGGTGCCGACGGTTTTCTGGGGCGACACATTGCCCGGGCGCTGCTGGCTGCGGGTCATGCCATTGTCCCGGCAGTCCGGCAAGTGCGGCAGCCCGGCGAGGTAGAGGCGGACTTCACCCGTTTGCAGCAGGCTGAACTGATCAACGCCATGCGCGGCTGCGAGGTACTGATCAACTGTGCCGGGCTTTTTCGGGAAACCGCCAGCGCCCGGTTTGACGCGGTGCACATCGACGGCCCGCGCGCGTTGTATCAGGCGGCCGTGGCGGCAGGCGTACGCCGGGGTGTGCTGATCTCTGCGCTGGGTGCCGCACCCCATGCCGTGACCGCGTACTGGCGCAGCAAAGCCGCCGGAGAGGCCGTGCTGCATGAATCCGGATTACCGGCGACCGTCATCCGTCCCTCGCTGGTTTATGGCGAAGACGGCGCCAGCACCCGCTGGTTTGTACGCCTGGCGCAAGGGCCGCTGGCGCTGCTGCCCGCACGGCGTAGCCGGGTGCAACCGATGCATGTGGATGATCTGGCGCAGGGCGTGGTGGCTGCATTGAGTGATGCCAGCACGCAGGGCCAGACGCTGGCCGCCGCCGGTCCGCAAACGCTGGATATGGCGCAGTACCTGCAGCAATTGCGTGGCCGTGGTCGCTGCCGGGTGGTGTCGGTGGGGCCGGCGCTATGCAATGTGGCTGCCCGCGTGGCGCAACACTGGCCCGGCTCGCTGCTGACCCCGGAAAGCCTGGCCATGCTGGCCGAAGGCAATGTCGCGGCGGATGCCGAACCCTTTGCCCGACTGGTCGGGCGGCCGTTACGTCAGGCCGCAGATTTTGTCAGTGCCGCAGCACGCTGGCAGGCCCGCATCGGGCTGGCGCGTTGCAGCCTGCAAGCTGGTCTGGCGCTGGTCTGGCTGGGCACGGCGGTGGTGTCGCTGTGGCTGTTTCCGGTTGCCGGCAGCAACCAGTTGCTGGCCGCGTGCCATGTGCCGCCGCCATGGTTTGCACTGATGCGGATTGGCGCCGCGGTGCTGGATGCGGCGTTGGGTGTGCTGACCCTGCTCGCGCCCGGGCGCCGGTTATGGCAAGGGCAGATCGCGCTCATTGCCGTTTACAGCGTCATCGTGGCGCTCTGCCTGCCCGAGTTTCTTGTCCACCCGTTTGGCCCCTTGCTCAAGAACGCCGGATTGCTCGGCGCGCTGTTTGCATTACTGATACTGGAGGAAAACTGA
- a CDS encoding DUF2269 family protein, which yields MLYLLIKTLHILSATFMFGTGFGTAFYMFFTNRSKNVQAIAVVTRWVARADWWFTTPSVIFQPLSGYWMMRQAGWPVAWNWVGLALLLYVIAGMCWLPVVWLQLRMRDMAQKAAGQGHSTLPAVYWRYEKLWTVLGFPAFGGLLVVYWLMVAKPF from the coding sequence ATGCTCTATCTACTGATCAAGACACTGCACATCCTGTCGGCCACATTCATGTTCGGCACCGGCTTTGGCACTGCGTTTTATATGTTCTTTACCAACCGCAGCAAGAACGTACAGGCCATTGCGGTGGTGACCCGCTGGGTTGCGCGCGCCGACTGGTGGTTTACCACACCATCGGTGATTTTCCAGCCCTTGTCCGGCTACTGGATGATGCGTCAGGCCGGCTGGCCCGTGGCCTGGAACTGGGTGGGCCTGGCCTTGTTGCTGTATGTGATTGCCGGGATGTGCTGGCTGCCGGTGGTATGGCTGCAACTGCGCATGCGGGACATGGCGCAAAAGGCTGCAGGGCAGGGCCACAGTACCTTGCCGGCCGTGTACTGGCGCTATGAAAAGCTGTGGACCGTGCTGGGTTTCCCGGCCTTTGGCGGCCTGCTGGTGGTGTACTGGTTGATGGTCGCCAAGCCGTTCTGA